The nucleotide sequence CCAGCCGAGGACGAGCGCCCCACCGCGAGCGTGCCCACGACGCTGACCGAGCTGGCCGTCCTGGTCGGCGCCGAGCTGCGCAGCACCAGCACCAGCGCCGAGATCACGGTCACCGGAGCCACCCTGCGCGCCGACACAGTGCGCCCCGGCGACCTCTTCGCCGCGCTGCCGGGTGCGCGCGCCCACGGTGCCGACTTCGCCGCCACCGCCCTGGCCGCCGGTGCGGTGGCCGTGCTGACCGACGCCGCCGGCGCCACCCGGCCCGCCCTGGTCGACGTGCCGGTGCTGGTGCACCCCGACCCCCGCTCGGTCGTGGGCATCCTCTCCGCGCACCTCTACGGCAACCCGTCGGCGCACGTGCCCGTGCTCGGCATCACCGGGACCTCCGGCAAGACCACCACCGCCTACCTGGTGGAGGCCGGCCTGCGCGCCGCTGGGCTGGTGCCCGGCCTCATCGGCACCGTGGAGACGCGGGTGGCCGGTCGGCGCATCCCCAGCAGCTTCACCACGCCGGAGGCGCCGGACCTGCAGGCCCTGCTGGGACGGATGGACGAGGGGGCGGTCGACGCCGTGGTCATGGAGGTCTCCAGCCACGCGCTCACCCTGGGCCGGGTGGAGGGCACCCGCTTCGCGGTGGGCGGCTTCACCAACCTCTCCCGCGAGCACCTGGACTTCCACCCCACCTTCGAGGACTACTTCGCGGCCAAGGCCCGACTGTTCGCCCCCGGCTCCGCGGTGCGCTGCGAGCGGGCCGTGGTGTGCGTGGACGACGAGTGGGGCCGGCGCATCGCCGAGCTCTACGGCCCGGACGCGGTGACCGTCAGCGCCACCGGCTCCGCCGCCAGTTGGTGGGCCGAGGACGTCTCCGCCGCCGACGACGGCGGCCAGCACTTCACCGCCTGCGGACCCGCGGGCGTGCGGCTGCCCGCGCACCTGCGCCTGCCCGGCCGCTACAACGTGGCCAACGCCCTGCTCGC is from Rhodococcus sp. X156 and encodes:
- a CDS encoding UDP-N-acetylmuramoyl-L-alanyl-D-glutamate--2,6-diaminopimelate ligase yields the protein MAVLVGAELRSTSTSAEITVTGATLRADTVRPGDLFAALPGARAHGADFAATALAAGAVAVLTDAAGATRPALVDVPVLVHPDPRSVVGILSAHLYGNPSAHVPVLGITGTSGKTTTAYLVEAGLRAAGLVPGLIGTVETRVAGRRIPSSFTTPEAPDLQALLGRMDEGAVDAVVMEVSSHALTLGRVEGTRFAVGGFTNLSREHLDFHPTFEDYFAAKARLFAPGSAVRCERAVVCVDDEWGRRIAELYGPDAVTVSATGSAASWWAEDVSAADDGGQHFTACGPAGVRLPAHLRLPGRYNVANALLAIAMLTCAGVSAEHAAAGVAAVDVPGRMERVDVGQPFLAVVDYAHKPAALQAVIEALREQVSGRVAVVVGAGGDRDPGKRTMMGEAAARGADLLVVTDDNPRSEDPATIRAAVLAGTEQVPADVRAEVVEALDRASAIDRAVRWAQPGDVVLVAGKGHETGQEINGVKHPFDDRDVLAAAITRTRS